A single genomic interval of Desulfosoma caldarium harbors:
- a CDS encoding oligosaccharide flippase family protein gives MISAKRWRPGRLAKNTMVLGTGMALRGLAQAFVFLIVVRTLGSEGYGAFSAALAVAGVWVNFCGLGGHVLLVRDVARDSSIFSSSWGLTLAALAVGIVPVILFYGVSARLLLSKVPSVLVVSLGLGELLFWPLANAASFAYRGFERMGRSARLFVAPVVARLAAAVVLGLVVLWNPLTDRLILWGWLYAAGSLSAAVYAAYRVTRDLGPPSWPGRRALLPYISNGLPFSFWGGANKLYIDADKFLLARMASLEVTGTYSAGYRFVDLALLPLHALLDAAAPRLFKAGAESMRSALRAIVPLLWPSFAYALTVGAAISLAAPLIPHFLGSDYAGAVPATQWLAWLPLAGLPRQLLNYTVIAGDAQRLGMMTAGAGALVNVALTIWWIPLWSWRGAAAATYASELFMTLMLAAFLLGKTYGISRHSSIQNDR, from the coding sequence CATTCGTGTTCTTGATTGTCGTCCGCACTCTGGGCAGCGAAGGCTATGGCGCCTTCAGCGCGGCGTTGGCCGTGGCGGGGGTGTGGGTTAATTTTTGCGGTTTAGGCGGGCACGTCCTCCTCGTTCGGGATGTGGCCCGTGACTCAAGCATTTTTTCTTCAAGCTGGGGCTTGACCCTAGCGGCACTGGCTGTGGGCATCGTGCCCGTCATCCTATTTTACGGCGTGAGCGCACGGTTGCTGTTGTCAAAGGTTCCTTCCGTGCTGGTGGTGAGCCTGGGCCTTGGAGAGCTGCTCTTCTGGCCATTGGCTAACGCCGCCTCCTTTGCCTATCGAGGCTTTGAGCGAATGGGGCGCTCGGCCCGGCTGTTTGTGGCGCCGGTGGTGGCCCGTTTGGCGGCGGCGGTCGTGTTGGGACTCGTCGTCTTGTGGAATCCCTTAACCGACCGCCTGATCCTGTGGGGATGGCTTTATGCGGCAGGTTCGCTGTCGGCGGCGGTTTATGCCGCGTACCGCGTGACCCGGGATCTGGGCCCGCCTTCATGGCCGGGCCGCCGGGCTCTGTTGCCGTATATCTCCAACGGCCTCCCGTTTTCCTTTTGGGGCGGAGCGAACAAGCTTTACATCGATGCGGACAAGTTCCTCTTGGCCAGGATGGCATCTCTTGAGGTCACAGGAACCTATTCTGCAGGCTATCGCTTTGTGGACTTGGCTCTCTTGCCCCTCCATGCCTTGCTGGATGCCGCCGCTCCCCGGCTTTTTAAGGCCGGCGCGGAAAGCATGCGTTCCGCTTTGCGGGCAATCGTGCCGCTGCTTTGGCCGTCCTTCGCCTATGCTTTGACCGTTGGAGCCGCGATCTCTTTGGCCGCTCCTTTGATTCCTCATTTCTTGGGCTCGGACTATGCCGGCGCCGTTCCAGCGACGCAATGGCTTGCCTGGCTGCCCTTGGCAGGGTTGCCGCGTCAGCTCCTTAACTACACCGTGATCGCCGGAGACGCCCAGCGTTTGGGCATGATGACAGCGGGGGCCGGCGCTCTGGTGAACGTGGCTTTGACCATTTGGTGGATACCCTTGTGGAGTTGGCGAGGGGCAGCGGCGGCGACGTATGCATCAGAACTGTTCATGACCTTGATGCTAGCTGCTTTCTTGCTAGGTAAAACTTATGGGATAAGCAGACACTCTTCAATCCAAAATGACAGATGA